A window of Gossypium raimondii isolate GPD5lz chromosome 7, ASM2569854v1, whole genome shotgun sequence genomic DNA:
ATCTTCCACCACCATTTTCTTTGGGTGGTTCTTGTAGATTGCATAAAGTATCATTTGAAGGATCCCAAAGATAAACCCTAGTATGTTTGGTCcctgatttttcaaaaaaaaagaagaatgaaGTCTAATTATTATTGACATGGTAATTAAAAAAGGTAAAGACTAAACTATTCACTTTTATAGTAgagggaccaatttgctcataaTGTTATAGTAGAAGGAGTTCCAAgcaatttaaccaattcaaaaaggTTATTGCATGAATGAAGTAATGTACCGCAATGTTGATATCCTTCTTCAAAAGGCCATAGAAGAACCACATCACTGCTTGTATGGTAAGGAACACTGATAAAGTAAACGGCATGAACTCAACACTCTTTGTTTTTATGACCTTTCTCTgcaagaaaaaacaaagaatttaCTGTTTAACTATAATCCTATTGGGATCGAAAGTGATATTCAATTTCAAAGTTGAGACAGCGATACTCACCACGATAGCAAGTGGTGCCGCGTACGTACTCGCAGAGAACCCCAGGCAAATGTATCCGAGAATACAGAGACGGGTCTTTGGGTTATGAAGGAAGTAAGTGGAGAAAAAGATAAGGCCGGACCCGAAAACATTGAATAGGAGCATAAGCTTCACAGCCTCGACCTGAAAATTTTCCACGTGAATTAGATTCGCAAAATAATCTTGATGATGAACTTCATGGAACATGTATAAATAGGGTTTTGTTTTTCAGAAATTagataaaagtatcatggaagcTCTTTACTAgaagttaaattgtattttgtttatttgctcGGATAAAAACTGACATAGTTAACTAAATAACCAGATAGTGGCACATGGCGTAATACATGTAGTATCTCATGTTTAGAGATGACAACAGGTCAGATATCTGTAAATGTTGAATTATCCAAATCCGCATTggttacaaaatatataaaattttaaatattttgtaaccAGCTAAGCGGAGTTGGATACCCGCAAATATCTGCATCCACTTCAAATCCACAGCGGATAGTAATTTTAATATCTGAATCCGTAAATTTCGAATTGGATATCCGTAgatatctatttttaatagtaaaaatggatgaaatttgtaataaaaaaactagtttactctttaatcaAACTTACAAAAACTAATTAACTCATCTTTTAAGTAAAGGGGACAAAATGCCATCTACTCCTAATATAATgctccataatacttttacctagAAATTACCTTTTCCTTCTTTCGACCGTAGTAAAAGTAAGTGACAATGTAAAAGCTTTGAATGAAACAGCAGAAAATGTTGATGATAATTAGATGCATTTCATTCCTCTTAAGAAGTGCATAGTAAATCCAAAGCAAGGCACTGAACAGCGATATCACATAGGGTAATGATTGGAATCCTTCTGATGTTTTCTTCTTATAGATTTGATAAAATGCTGGCCTGCAAAAAATTACATCACCTTCTCCATTGACAAGGCAAACTTTATATAGAGAAAGTTCATGAAATTATAccaaaaaatatagggacttaCATGGGAGAAAAGGCGACCATAAATGAAACAATGACGcctaattaaaaacaatataatgtAATGTTAGTGAATATTAAAATACGCAAACAAGAAGGGCATATGAACATATATTTCAGTACCGAGATCGCCGAAAACGGAAACCCAGGAAAGGTGAAGAGCCATCTTTATTTGTATAATTAGATGAATATATGTAATaccctctctcttttttctctttgcCTCTCTCTTTCTGAAAGATTGTGAACTGAGGCTCCAATGATCTATCTCAGTTGGAATGAGATACGAAGCTATCTCTAGGATGTCCATATTTATAGTGATGGAAAAGAAGGTGCCGACGTGTGGGGAAAATTACCAATGAATTGGTCCCTCTTTATGATGTGTCGCCCACCAACTGGTTTAAGGTTTACAACTCATGCTTACATTTTGGTTGGGGAATCCTGTTGGCGCACAGAACAAAGCAGCAACAAGTATGAAACAATTTACTCGCTTACAAACGTGCAGCAAAACAAAGTTTCTTACCAAACATAATTACCAccattaattaatctaaaagtTGTGAAACATTATTTGCACACTAAAACAAATTTACTAAACACATTATTCACTATCTAAATACATCAAACTGTCATTAAACTTGTTCATTTTCCACCAAACTAAATTACATTACAACTAATACAAGCTGCAACATGCAAATAGACTGCATGCTTGATCTGGCCAATTTTCAACAAAACCTAAAATACATTCTCTACTCATTCATTCACCACCTTTACTTGTCAcacttttccatccatttcatACTTGTGAATATATAACATAAACTATAGGTTTTAATATGTATTacacaataaatttaaacatgattaaCATAGTATCGAAGTTTTCAATGTCGAGATTGATTGGCCATGTTTTCCATAGCTCTCCCTAAAATGCTTATAGAAAATGAATAATgtggtaattttttaaattaatcagTTTAGATAAATACAATAATGAATGCGAAAAGTATTGCACTAACTAcgatgataaaataaaatctgcTAGCAATCAAAGCAGTAAAAACATGTTTGTGGCACTGCTATTGAACTTTCATATATTACTTGCTGTTAATTGTAATCTACAACCATCGTTGGCTCTTTTTTCTTCAAGTGTTTATGCACCATATTCATATTGTCACATTTTCATATATGGATAAAGAAATATGGTCCTTtaaaacctttcaaaatttatgggaaacttaaaaaaattaaatataccaaTACCGCGCAAGGCGCGAagccagaaaatttttttaggaggcccggaattaaattataatttttacgatagtaaaaatgtaaattttaaagggttaaattaaaattttatcatttttaagggaaataaagtataattttacttttactaatttaaaattttaaaagatcaaaataaaaaattttccattttaagagCCTGAGCCTCTGTCAGCCCCTAGATTCGCCTTGATCCCTCTCTCACACTAGAATCTAAACAAAATAGGTTAGTTTaatttacactttttttttatctgaGAAAATGCAATGCactcatttttataatttgctGGAAATTGTAGAATTCATCCCCTTTGACTGGCAAGTAACTAATGGCCATTGTCCATTGGTGTTTCAGCCAAGGAAACATTGTCCTTTGAGGAAAACAAGTTGAAGTAATTGAACATGTACAATACATTAACAAAGTTTAATTAATGCAGTACTTTCTAATCATTATTTCCAGTAGTTTGGTGAAATCTCAACGTTATCATTAACAAAGTATAGCCTGAGTTGTAAGTTTGCTTTACAGTATT
This region includes:
- the LOC105785846 gene encoding bidirectional sugar transporter SWEET10; the encoded protein is MALHLSWVSVFGDLGVIVSFMVAFSPMPAFYQIYKKKTSEGFQSLPYVISLFSALLWIYYALLKRNEMHLIIINIFCCFIQSFYIVTYFYYGRKKEKVEAVKLMLLFNVFGSGLIFFSTYFLHNPKTRLCILGYICLGFSASTYAAPLAIVRKVIKTKSVEFMPFTLSVFLTIQAVMWFFYGLLKKDINIAGPNILGFIFGILQMILYAIYKNHPKKMVVEDPKLQLSDQLESVVSSDVNTTAPQTKDKAYNNGGGGGGDVEAQNIKKNTLDASQKV